The sequence below is a genomic window from Desulfonatronum thioautotrophicum.
GGTCGCAATCCGCATGTCCATATATTCCAGACCCGATGGACTGCTCACTGGACGTTGAACTCTTTAGACACCCCTACGAAGCAAATCCTATGCCGACACGTCTTTTCGCCACACTTTCCGATTACAGGGATCTTGTGGTCAATCTCAGCGCCAGGGAACTCAAGGGGCGATACAGTGGAACGGTGCTTGGTTTTTTCTGGAGCATTCTTAACCCACTGTTCATGGCCATCATTTACATGGTTTTTTTGCGGCTTTTGATCGGTCGCGGTGTGCCTACGGAGGATATCCTGATTGGCGTGTTTGCATGGCAATATACCGGGCAGGCTGTTTTCGGCGGTCAGAACTGCATCAACGGCAATGCAAACCTGGTCAAAAAGGTCAGTTTTCCGAGGGTATTACTACCATTATCGTTTACCGTGGGCAATCTGATTCATTTCCTGTTGACGCTTGGAGTGCAATTGGTCCTGTTGACCGGGATTCTCCTTTGGAAGGGTAGCATGCTCAGCATCTGGGTGCTTTTGCTACCTCTTCTGGTGGCCTATCATACCCTCTTTGCCCTGGCTCTGACGTTCTTGGTGTCCACCTCCAGCGTTTATTTTCGCGACACCAACCACATAGTGAGCATTGTGATGAGCGCCTGGTTTTTCATGACGCCGGTAATGTACAATTTGTCATTCATTGATCGATTCATGGAACGCGCGCCCTGGGCTTGGAATCTCTACCTGCTTAACCCCATGGCCGGCATTGTCACGGCATACCGTGCATTGCAGATTCCAGAAAGCACATTCCCGTGGTCCTGGCCCATGGTCATCGGGCTGGCCCTGCCGATCCCGTTGCTGATCCTTTCCTACCGCCTGTTTCAACGGTATCAGAAATATTTTTCCGACCTGGTTTAGCCTGTTCGGTTGAATCAGGTGTTTCAGGCTACTGGAGATCAATATGGCTGGGACTTGGGCGCAGCAATTTCGAATTGCAACCTACTCCATCTCTTGGAACCTGCTGCTGATTACCACGGGGGCTTTGGTCTTCGCTTTTGGCGTCAAGGCCATCGTTATTCCCCAGGAATTCATCAGTGGCGGCATGACCGGTGTCGGCTTGCTCTTGAGCTATGTGGTTGGAGTACTACCACCCGGGGGATGGTTGCTGCTCCTGAACATTCCTATTTTCATTCTCGGATGGATCTGTGTCAGCCGCCGGTTTTTCTGCTACAGCCTCTATGGCATGTTGTTGCTCAGCCTGGGGATCGATACCATGCCATGGGCCTTGCACATTGAGGATACACTGCTTGCGGCCCTGACTGCCGGTGCAATCATGGGGGCCGGTTCCGGCATCGCATTACGGTCCCTGGGGTCTCTTGGCGGGCTGGATGTCATTTCGGTATTTTTGAATCAGCGGTTTAATCTCGGGATCGGAAAGTTCTCCTTCGGCTTCAACCTGGCCCTGTTTACCGTGAGCCTCTTTTTCATCGGCCTGGAACACATGCTCTATTCGGTCTTTCTGGTGTTTGTGCATGCGATGGTCATGGACTACTTCCTGGGCATGTTCAATCAGCGCAAAATGGTATTGGTTGTTACCGAAAAACCCGACGATTTGGCCAAAGCCATCCTGAGCACGATCAACAGGGGTTCGACCTTTCTCTATGGCCGCGGAGCGTATACCGGCAAACGCAAAAAAATCCTGCTCACCGTGGTCAACAGTATCCAGCTCAAGCGGCTGGAAGAAGTCATTTTTACCGTCGACCCGCAAGCCTTCACCATTGAGGAAAACACCCTGAATGTAATCGGACAGGGTTTCTCCCGTCGCAAGATTTACTGAGAACATACTCGCCGGCACAATTGAAGAGTGAGAGGTCACTTCAAGCGATCCCACAACCGTTGAGCCTGTTCCCGGGCAAAGGCCAGAATTTCCGTCTCATCGTGGCTGAGCAGACTGCGGTCTTCGACCACGACCCGGCCCTGGGCGATGACCGTGTGCACGTGGACGGCCTCCAGGCCGAACAGGAAATGCCCGAGCATGTTCTCCGGGGTCAGGGGGGTGGGTGAGTCGTAGTCCAGGATGACCAGATTGTTGACACCGCCTCCGGGTGCGCCGACATCCCGGATCAGTTCATGGGTGCGGCGCAGGCGGGCGTAGGCTTCCTGGAACCCGAGGCTTTCGGCGCTTTGTCCGGCAATGAACGCGGCCTTCAGCGCTCGGAGCATGTCCACGTGCATTCCGTCCGTGCCCAGGATCACCCGGGGACCGAGATCGTCGTAACGGCCCAGTCCCACATTGTTGTTCAGGTTGGATTCGCTGGCCTGGGCCACATAGACCGGGGAATCGCGCAACAGTTCCCGTTCGGCTTCGTCCAGGTGAACGCAATGGGCCAGGAGGGTGTGCGGGGAGGCCAGTGCCCCGGCATCGGCCAGACGCTGGATGACCCGCTTTCCATGGTGTTCCAGGCAGTGGTTCTGATCCGACACGTCTTCGGCCACATGCATGTGCAGGCCGGTACCGTACCTGTCGGCCAGAGCCACGGCCCGG
It includes:
- a CDS encoding amidohydrolase family protein, which codes for MELLLTNARWLDPDELTIRDTCLRVRPSPIGGPKKELESNQLQDERACLEFLDAPPDPGGRGSDPSKIRIIDCGGRLVTRSFALGHHHLYSTFARGMPAPPRIPANFPEILDLIWWRLDKRLDLPMIEASALATALLCAKRGVTFVIDHHASPFAVKGSLETIAKAFESVGLGHLLCYEMSCRDGEAVKEAGLEETDRYLASGRIGQVGLHASFTVDDDLLTRAVALADRYGTGLHMHVAEDVSDQNHCLEHHGKRVIQRLADAGALASPHTLLAHCVHLDEAERELLRDSPVYVAQASESNLNNNVGLGRYDDLGPRVILGTDGMHVDMLRALKAAFIAGQSAESLGFQEAYARLRRTHELIRDVGAPGGGVNNLVILDYDSPTPLTPENMLGHFLFGLEAVHVHTVIAQGRVVVEDRSLLSHDETEILAFAREQAQRLWDRLK
- a CDS encoding YitT family protein, whose amino-acid sequence is MAGTWAQQFRIATYSISWNLLLITTGALVFAFGVKAIVIPQEFISGGMTGVGLLLSYVVGVLPPGGWLLLLNIPIFILGWICVSRRFFCYSLYGMLLLSLGIDTMPWALHIEDTLLAALTAGAIMGAGSGIALRSLGSLGGLDVISVFLNQRFNLGIGKFSFGFNLALFTVSLFFIGLEHMLYSVFLVFVHAMVMDYFLGMFNQRKMVLVVTEKPDDLAKAILSTINRGSTFLYGRGAYTGKRKKILLTVVNSIQLKRLEEVIFTVDPQAFTIEENTLNVIGQGFSRRKIY
- a CDS encoding ABC transporter permease, whose protein sequence is MPTRLFATLSDYRDLVVNLSARELKGRYSGTVLGFFWSILNPLFMAIIYMVFLRLLIGRGVPTEDILIGVFAWQYTGQAVFGGQNCINGNANLVKKVSFPRVLLPLSFTVGNLIHFLLTLGVQLVLLTGILLWKGSMLSIWVLLLPLLVAYHTLFALALTFLVSTSSVYFRDTNHIVSIVMSAWFFMTPVMYNLSFIDRFMERAPWAWNLYLLNPMAGIVTAYRALQIPESTFPWSWPMVIGLALPIPLLILSYRLFQRYQKYFSDLV